TGTGAGGATATCTTCCAAAGACATGATTTTCTGGTTCCGTTCTCATACAGCTGGTGAAGTGAGATGGGGAGGTGCGAAGCATGATCCAGATGATAGAGATGACGCGAGGAGAATGCACCCGAGGTCATCGTTTAAGGCTTTTCTTGAAGTGGTTAAGACGAGGAGTTTACCTTGGAAGGACTATGAGATGGATGCTATACATTCATTGCAGCTTATTCTGAGGAATGCTTTCAAGGATGGAGAAAGTAGTGATGTGAATACTAATATTATTCACTCGAAGCTAAACGATTTAAAGATTGATGGTATACAAGAACTTGAAGCTGTGACTAGTGAGATGGTTCGTTTGATTGAGACTGCTACTGTGCCAATATTGGCGGTTGATTCTGATGGATTCGTTAATGGTTGGAACACGAAAATTGCTGAGCTGACTGGTCTTCCTGTTGATGAAGCGATTGGGAAGGATTTCCTCACACTTGTTGAAGATTCTTCGGTGGAAATCGTTCAGAGGATGTTAGAGAATGCACTAGAAGGTAATTTATCTTCCTAATATACGCTTAGTTTTGCTAAGAATATTTCAATTAGGCCTGGCATTTTGAACCAAAGcaaaattttggttagttcggttataGGTTATAGATTGGTTAGAAGTTCGGTTCGATTCAGtagattttctttaaaaaattagttttcggTTCGGCTCACTCTGGCAGTCAGTAACTTACTTACTtcggttttcttttttttataaaaaagtataCACAAACCATACTAAAAACCGAACCGAGCTAACCAAATTTCGAGCCGACCTAACCAAAATAATCAACAAAACGAATTTATCCgagattttaacaaaattaaaccaaaatatgACCGAAATCAAAAACTTCAGTAGGATTTTCAAAAACAGAATTAACAGAATACCGAACCGAACTTTATTCCGGGTTAATTCGTAAGATTAATGTTGAACCAAACTAACCGAAAACCGAACCTGCTGGCCAAATTTCAACTTCTTGACAAAGTGCTCTCAAAGTGCTAAAGAGTATAAACGTGGTTGTTGTATATATATGCAGGAACTGAGGAGCAGAATGTTCAGTTTGAGATCAAGACACATCTGTCAAGAACCGACGCTGGACCAATAAGTTTAGTTGTAAACGCCTGCGCAAGCAAAGACCTCCATGAAAACGTGGTTGGTGTATGTTTCGTAGCCCATGATCTCACCGCACAGAAGACTGTGATGGACAAGTTCACTCGTATCGAAGGCGACTACAAGGCCATCATCCAGAACCCAAACCCTCTGATCCCGCCCATATTTGGAACCGACGAGTCCGGGTGGTGCACGGAGTGGAATCCAGCGATGTCAAATCTAACCGGCTTGAAGCGTGAGGAGGTGGTGGAGAAGATGCTGTTGGGAGAAGTCTTCGGGACGCAGAAGAAGTCGTGCTGTCGTCTCAAGAATCAAGAAGCGTTTGTGAACCTTGGGATTGTGCTGAACAATGCTGTGGTGACTAGTCAGGAAGCTGAGAAAGTGCCGTTTGGTTTTTTCACGAGAGGTGGGAAGTATGTGGAGTGTTTGTTGTGTGTGAGTAAGAAGCTTGACAGGGAAGGTGCGGTGACCGGCGTCTTCTGTTTCTTGCAACTTGCTAGTTATGAGCTGCAGCAAGCGCTTCATGTGCAGCGTCTAGCTGAGCGTACTGCGCTGAAGAGACTAAAGGCTTTGGCTTACATTAAAAGAGAGATTCGGAATCCGTTGTCTGGGATCATGTTTGCGAGGAAGATGATGGAGGGGACTGAGTTAGGTCCTGAGCAGAGAAGGATCTTGCAAACTAGTGGTTTGTGTGAGAATCAACTCAGCAAGATTCTTGATGATTCTGATCTTGAAAACATCATTGAAGGATGCTTGGATCTTGAAATGAAAGAGTTCACCTTAAACGAAGTGTTGACTGCTTCCACAAGTCAAGTTATGATGAAGAGCAATGGAAAGAGCATTCGTGTAACTAATGAAACAAAGGAAGAAATAATGTCTGATACTTTGTATGGAGATGGTGTTAGGCTTCAACAAGTTCTTGCAGATATCATGCTGATGTCTGTTAACTTCACACCATCAGGAGGTCAGTTAACTGTCACAGCTTCCTTGAGGAAAGATCAGCTTGGGAGATCAGTGCATCTTGCTTATTTAGAGATCAGGTAAATGTTTTAATGAATTACATAATATGATGTTAAAAAGAATGTGTGCATTGAGGAGATTTGTGTTGATGAAAACAGGATAACGCATACCGGAGCTGGTTTACCAGAGGTTTTGCTAAACCAAATGTTTGGGAGTGAGGAAGATGTGTCGGAGGAAGGGTTAAGCTTGATGGTTAGCAGGAAGCTGGTGAAGCTGATGAATGGAGATGTTCAGTACTTGAGAGAAGCTGGGAAGTCTAGTTTCATTATCACTGCAGAACTCGCTGCAGCAAGCAAGTAGTccctaaaaagaaaaaagggtGTGTTGTGGATTGATATGATGGCCACTCTCTTTGTTTGTAACTTTCCTTATTGCTTTTGTTTTCAATAACGATGAAATATCCATCCATTTACATCTTCTGTAATCTCAAGCTGTAAATATGGATGCATATCTAATCTCCTGTCAAGTGTGTTTTGGTTAATGtattattcaaaaaatgaaGTATGATTATTGAGGTAATTTATAGTCAATGGTGATCAAAAGTTACAAAACCACTCAACGAATACCTCTCTGAGGTAATGTATGACCCTTTCCTTGAGTATGTTGCAAGAATCCTTTGTTTAAAACAATTGGCTTTAGCTTAACTCCATGAAGATGCAGACAGAATTGTACATTCTACATGGATCCTATGAGCTGGCCATATGGAAATGCAC
The nucleotide sequence above comes from Brassica napus cultivar Da-Ae chromosome A9, Da-Ae, whole genome shotgun sequence. Encoded proteins:
- the LOC106420085 gene encoding phytochrome A; translated protein: MSSSRPSQSSEGSSRRSRHSARIIAQTTVDAKLHADFEESGGSSFDYSTSVRVTTPAVENNQPPRSDKVTTTYLHHIQKGKLIQPFGCLLALDEKTFKVIAYSENAPELLTMASHAVPSVGESPVLGVGTDIRSLFTAPSASSLQKALGFGDVSLLNPILVHCRTSAKPFYAIVHRVTGSIVVDFEPVKPYEVPMTAAGALQSYKLAAKAITRLQSLPSGSMERLCDTMVQEVFELTGYDRVMAYKFHEDDHGEVVSEVTKPGLEPYLGLHYPATDIPQAARFLFMKNKVRMIVDCNAKHVKVLQDEKLSFDLTLCGSTLRAPHTCHLQYMANMDSIASLVMAVVVNEEEDGEATTPQKRKRLWGLVVCHNTTPRFVPFPLRYACEFLAQVFAIHVNKEVELENQIVEKNILRTQTLLCDMLMRDAPLGIVSQSPNIMDLVKCDGAALLYKDKVWNLGTTPSEFHLQEIAFWLCEHHADSTGLSTDSLHDAGFPGALSLGDSVCGMAAVRISSKDMIFWFRSHTAGEVRWGGAKHDPDDRDDARRMHPRSSFKAFLEVVKTRSLPWKDYEMDAIHSLQLILRNAFKDGESSDVNTNIIHSKLNDLKIDGIQELEAVTSEMVRLIETATVPILAVDSDGFVNGWNTKIAELTGLPVDEAIGKDFLTLVEDSSVEIVQRMLENALEGTEEQNVQFEIKTHLSRTDAGPISLVVNACASKDLHENVVGVCFVAHDLTAQKTVMDKFTRIEGDYKAIIQNPNPLIPPIFGTDESGWCTEWNPAMSNLTGLKREEVVEKMLLGEVFGTQKKSCCRLKNQEAFVNLGIVLNNAVVTSQEAEKVPFGFFTRGGKYVECLLCVSKKLDREGAVTGVFCFLQLASYELQQALHVQRLAERTALKRLKALAYIKREIRNPLSGIMFARKMMEGTELGPEQRRILQTSGLCENQLSKILDDSDLENIIEGCLDLEMKEFTLNEVLTASTSQVMMKSNGKSIRVTNETKEEIMSDTLYGDGVRLQQVLADIMLMSVNFTPSGGQLTVTASLRKDQLGRSVHLAYLEIRITHTGAGLPEVLLNQMFGSEEDVSEEGLSLMVSRKLVKLMNGDVQYLREAGKSSFIITAELAAASK